Genomic segment of Anaerolineae bacterium:
TGACGACAGTGCGTCTCCGCGCCGCCGCTCACCTCTACACCATATCGTTGTATAACGAAGGCCAATCGGATCATCTCTGATCGGCTAGGGAGAGCGAGTCGGCAGATGAGGCAACCGAAGCCTGCTCATCAGCGAACGCAACAGCCCAATCCCGCAAAACCCCTTGTAATGCTTCGGCTAACGTTGCATCAGTGAACCAGTGCGCACGCCGCCGAGCATTGGCCTGGAGCTGTGCATAACGTTCCGAATCCGCCCACACTTCGGCGATGAGCCGTCCAGCCGTCACAGGGTCTCTCTTGTCAATCAACAAGCCAGCATCACCCACATTTTCCGGCATCGGCGCCGCGCCGTGATGGATCACTGGCAGGCCGAAGAACATCGCCTCACCAGAGGGTACGCAACAGTTCTCCCACTCTGAGAGGCTGATCAGGAACTTAGCGTAACGATAGAAGGCGGTCAACGCAGCGCGGTCGCTGATCTTCCCGGTCATCTGCACGCGATGTTCAACGCCTAGACGTCGGATCTCTCCTTGGACCTGCTGCACATAGCCAGGCAACACATCTGTGCCCCCGATCAAAAACAATACGGCATCGGGACGATGCCGATACACTTCGGCGAAGACGCGCACGATGCTCAGCACATCCTTCTGGGGGACAATACGGC
This window contains:
- a CDS encoding glycosyltransferase family 4 protein, which translates into the protein MRIHMMTPVLTTGDAIGNYMISLKRVFGLLGVDVRLYADYIDPAYRHSARPTSAYHATGRDVLWFHYSIWADNFAVLDRSSDFKVMDYHGVTPPHLFADFDPRLATLCEKAIKALPTYVDVFDWCIYHAENGRWDLEQAGYTRFSKVRLPVDTAFFGLQEDPELAAMLRPLNYMIFVGRIVPQKDVLSIVRVFAEVYRHRPDAVLFLIGGTDVLPGYVQQVQGEIRRLGVEHRVQMTGKISDRAALTAFYRYAKFLISLSEWENCCVPSGEAMFFGLPVIHHGAAPMPENVGDAGLLIDKRDPVTAGRLIAEVWADSERYAQLQANARRRAHWFTDATLAEALQGVLRDWAVAFADEQASVASSADSLSLADQR